The proteins below are encoded in one region of Methanothrix sp.:
- a CDS encoding AAA family ATPase, whose protein sequence is MRIIGFVGMPGSGKSVASDVAREMGIRVVVMGDVIRAEARRRGLEPTDANHGMVGDDLRRSEGEDAIAKRCLEGVSRDETIVVDGIRSVAEVEHFRSVADRFHLIEIFAPPDQRMRRIASRGRPDDSNCENISEAMERRDARELGWGMGEAIAAAEMRICNDCPLEEFRERIRAVLEELCRS, encoded by the coding sequence TTGAGGATCATCGGGTTCGTGGGAATGCCCGGCTCCGGAAAGAGCGTGGCATCTGATGTGGCGCGGGAGATGGGCATCAGGGTCGTGGTTATGGGTGACGTGATAAGGGCGGAGGCCAGAAGAAGAGGACTGGAGCCGACGGATGCGAACCACGGGATGGTCGGGGATGATCTCAGGAGATCAGAGGGGGAGGATGCGATCGCTAAAAGGTGCCTCGAGGGTGTGAGCAGGGATGAGACGATCGTGGTCGATGGAATAAGGAGCGTTGCAGAGGTGGAGCACTTCAGATCGGTGGCGGATCGGTTTCATCTCATCGAGATATTCGCCCCTCCGGATCAGAGGATGAGGAGAATCGCATCCAGGGGCAGGCCTGATGACAGTAACTGTGAGAACATCTCTGAAGCGATGGAGAGGCGCGATGCCCGGGAGCTCGGCTGGGGGATGGGCGAGGCGATAGCTGCAGCGGAGATGAGAATATGCAACGACTGCCCCCTCGAAGAGTTCAGGGAGCGCATCAGGGCGGTTCTGGAGGAGCTCTGCAGGTCGTGA
- the ftsZ gene encoding cell division protein FtsZ: protein MKSIIDEALSRAEREGRAEPTSATDEDLVSILEGLTTVIRVIGCGGGGSNTIDRLSEAGIQGAELYAINTDAQHLLHINADRRFLIGRRTTRGLGAGSLPAIGEEAAQEDIEQIKAAVQGADMVFITCGLGGGTGTGASPVVAEAAREAGALTIAIVTLPFSAEGSIRMANAEAGLKRLRESADTVIVVPNDKLLEVAPNLPLQAAFKVADEVLMRSVKGITELITRPGLINLDFADVKTVMSHGGVAMIGLGEADGEERARDSVMRALRSPLLDVDVSGATSALVNVVGGPDMTIADAEMVVEEVYSRINPDARIIWGAQIDPELKGTIRTMLVVTGVSSPQILGRDEGRRVVSKHGIDFLSRRARY, encoded by the coding sequence ATGAAGTCCATAATCGACGAGGCCCTGAGCAGGGCCGAGCGGGAGGGAAGGGCTGAGCCCACAAGCGCCACAGACGAGGATCTGGTCTCGATCCTCGAGGGGCTCACCACAGTCATAAGGGTGATAGGCTGCGGTGGAGGGGGATCCAACACCATAGACAGGTTATCTGAGGCGGGCATCCAGGGAGCTGAGCTTTATGCGATAAACACAGATGCCCAGCACCTTCTCCACATCAACGCCGACCGCAGGTTCCTGATCGGCAGGAGGACGACCAGAGGTCTGGGAGCTGGAAGCCTGCCTGCCATCGGGGAGGAGGCCGCTCAGGAGGATATCGAGCAGATAAAGGCTGCTGTACAGGGCGCTGACATGGTGTTCATCACATGCGGCCTTGGTGGAGGAACGGGAACAGGTGCGTCGCCGGTGGTTGCTGAGGCCGCCAGGGAGGCCGGCGCACTCACCATAGCGATAGTGACTCTTCCGTTCAGCGCGGAGGGCTCGATAAGGATGGCGAACGCAGAGGCGGGGCTGAAGAGGTTGAGGGAGTCGGCGGACACGGTCATAGTCGTTCCGAATGACAAGCTCCTCGAGGTCGCGCCAAATCTCCCCCTGCAGGCAGCGTTCAAGGTCGCTGACGAGGTCCTGATGAGATCCGTGAAGGGGATAACGGAGCTAATCACCAGGCCAGGGCTGATAAACCTTGACTTCGCAGATGTCAAGACCGTCATGTCTCACGGCGGCGTGGCGATGATAGGCCTCGGAGAGGCAGATGGGGAGGAGAGGGCCCGGGACTCGGTGATGAGGGCCCTGCGCAGCCCGCTGCTGGATGTGGATGTATCCGGCGCCACGTCTGCGCTTGTCAATGTCGTTGGCGGGCCGGACATGACCATAGCCGATGCAGAGATGGTCGTTGAAGAGGTCTACAGCAGGATCAACCCCGATGCGAGGATCATATGGGGCGCTCAGATCGATCCTGAGCTCAAGGGCACGATAAGAACAATGCTTGTGGTGACAGGTGTCTCATCCCCGCAGATACTCGGCAGGGACGAGGGAAGGCGCGTGGTATCGAAGCACGGGATCGACTTCCTGAGCAGGCGCGCGCGGTACTGA
- a CDS encoding CoA-binding protein, whose amino-acid sequence MPILRGDEELEKVLKGSRTVAVLGASTDPRKPSFFVSLVVRTYGFRMFFVNPDHAGEEILGERVYASLRDVPVDIDIVDVFRRPSAARDVAEEIRAKGCRTVWFQPGTEDMRVARELADEGFNVVVGRCMKVECRKLL is encoded by the coding sequence GTGCCCATTCTGAGGGGTGATGAGGAACTGGAAAAGGTGCTGAAGGGGTCCAGGACCGTGGCGGTCCTGGGCGCATCCACAGATCCCCGCAAACCCAGCTTTTTCGTATCGCTTGTGGTAAGGACTTACGGCTTCAGGATGTTCTTCGTCAACCCGGACCATGCGGGAGAGGAGATCCTCGGGGAGCGCGTCTATGCATCACTCAGAGATGTGCCGGTGGACATAGACATAGTGGATGTCTTCAGGAGGCCGTCTGCGGCCCGTGATGTGGCGGAGGAGATCAGGGCGAAGGGCTGCAGGACCGTCTGGTTCCAGCCAGGGACAGAGGACATGAGAGTGGCAAGGGAGCTCGCAGATGAGGGATTCAACGTTGTGGTGGGCCGCTGCATGAAGGTCGAGTGCAGAAAGCTTCTGTGA
- a CDS encoding winged helix-turn-helix transcriptional regulator, giving the protein MSERVTSELEMLKRHLTILKCVVENEPIGILKLAEETKIPSHKVRYSLRVLEQEGLIAASAPGAITTSATGPFLEGLDAMIDEIVKATLELKRIEMPRRRREA; this is encoded by the coding sequence TTGTCCGAGAGGGTGACCAGCGAGCTTGAAATGCTCAAGAGGCATCTGACGATCCTGAAGTGCGTGGTGGAGAACGAGCCCATAGGCATACTCAAGCTGGCAGAGGAGACGAAGATACCGAGCCACAAGGTGCGCTACTCTCTCAGGGTTCTCGAGCAGGAGGGGCTCATAGCAGCCTCTGCTCCGGGGGCGATCACCACCTCAGCGACCGGTCCGTTCCTGGAGGGGCTGGATGCGATGATAGATGAGATAGTGAAGGCGACTCTGGAGCTCAAGCGCATCGAGATGCCACGCAGGCGCAGGGAGGCCTGA
- a CDS encoding anaerobic ribonucleoside-triphosphate reductase activating protein: MAMMVNLGGIVPLSTVDWPGRVSAVIFLRGCSFRCPFCQNAELQSGWTPVDISELMERLFPRRGSGQSILHEFSGSLGIDSVVLSGGEPLAQGEAALAIARHVTARGLDLGVETNGYHPEALEALISEGYLGMVFLDIKAAPREDAYLRATGVIDALPRVLRSMDVIMQHDTPFEIRITVFPGMPSEDELNEIFDLLQRLKPRSLISVVLQQGIPPRGGFEPVSEENLRRLAQPLKFNVRIRSVRRSVP; the protein is encoded by the coding sequence ATGGCGATGATGGTGAACCTCGGCGGCATCGTTCCACTCTCCACGGTCGACTGGCCCGGAAGGGTCTCCGCAGTGATCTTTCTGAGAGGGTGTTCATTCAGATGCCCGTTCTGCCAGAATGCGGAGCTCCAGAGCGGCTGGACACCTGTGGATATCTCAGAGCTGATGGAGCGTTTGTTTCCGAGAAGGGGTTCAGGCCAGAGCATACTCCATGAGTTCAGCGGCTCTCTGGGCATCGACTCTGTCGTTCTCTCGGGGGGTGAGCCGCTCGCGCAGGGTGAGGCAGCCCTTGCGATCGCACGGCATGTAACAGCACGCGGCCTAGATCTGGGGGTTGAGACGAACGGTTACCATCCGGAGGCACTGGAGGCCCTGATATCAGAGGGATATCTTGGCATGGTCTTTCTCGACATCAAGGCAGCTCCTAGAGAGGATGCGTATCTGAGGGCCACAGGGGTCATAGACGCTCTCCCGCGGGTTCTCCGGAGCATGGATGTGATAATGCAGCACGACACACCCTTCGAGATAAGGATCACGGTCTTCCCAGGGATGCCCTCAGAGGATGAGCTGAATGAGATCTTTGATCTTCTGCAGCGCCTCAAGCCCCGCTCCCTCATATCGGTCGTCCTGCAGCAGGGGATCCCTCCGCGCGGCGGGTTCGAGCCCGTGTCCGAGGAGAATCTCAGGAGGCTTGCGCAACCGTTAAAGTTTAACGTAAGGATCAGATCCGTGAGGAGGAGCGTTCCTTGA
- a CDS encoding ArsR family transcriptional regulator yields MKKVPLPDPSDEQEEFSSILMEIGLRRNVAKVLTYLAGVVEATSRDIETNSDLRQPEVSIAMRELRELGWISERDEKNPGKGRPYRIYRLEKSVDEIIKYLEDQKLQDIERTMRQIERLKELRSAGARGA; encoded by the coding sequence TTGAAAAAGGTACCACTGCCCGATCCCAGCGATGAGCAGGAGGAGTTTTCTTCCATACTGATGGAGATCGGCCTCAGGAGAAACGTCGCCAAGGTTCTCACGTATCTCGCAGGGGTGGTCGAGGCGACATCGAGGGATATAGAAACGAACTCCGATCTGAGGCAGCCTGAGGTTAGCATAGCCATGCGAGAGCTCCGGGAGCTGGGGTGGATCTCCGAGAGGGACGAGAAGAACCCGGGGAAGGGCAGGCCCTACAGGATCTACAGGCTCGAGAAGAGCGTCGACGAGATCATAAAATACCTGGAGGATCAGAAGCTGCAGGACATTGAGAGGACCATGCGCCAGATAGAGCGCCTGAAGGAGCTCAGGAGTGCGGGGGCTCGCGGGGCTTAG
- a CDS encoding MBL fold metallo-hydrolase gives MLFERIVSEGLAHYSYIVGDRGSAVVIDPRLDCDVYVEIASRNSMRITDILETHRNEDYVIGSVELSALTGASIWHADPELDYRYGAPARDGQVWMIGSWQIEAISAPGHTLGSMSYVLKDRSGVPHAVFTGDALFAGDVGRVDLLGMDRAEELAGMLYESIFQRILPLGDGVLLCPAHGPGSVCGSAITDRPWTTIGLERLHNPKLRAGSRDEFVKSAAAELERPPYFRRMEELNINGYRLRRRAVPPLSPEEVADALDECVILDTRSEVAYGGAHIPASQFIWMDGLSALAGWYLSYDKPVILVGDEIDRATRILMRMGYDDISGYLGGGMLAWHMSGLESSSVRTVTVQELCRHLDQGGQAWILDVRSDEEVSGERISGAHHIHVTQLPGRMEEVPREKAVYIFCGSGMRSMVAASFLKRHGWRNIAVVLGGLAGWKSVTCPVVRRV, from the coding sequence GTGCTCTTTGAGAGGATCGTCTCCGAGGGTCTGGCGCATTACTCGTACATCGTGGGTGACCGCGGAAGCGCGGTTGTCATAGATCCGAGGCTGGACTGCGACGTGTATGTTGAGATCGCCTCCAGAAACAGCATGCGCATAACAGACATCCTGGAGACGCACAGGAATGAGGACTACGTAATAGGCTCTGTGGAGCTCTCCGCCCTGACGGGAGCATCCATCTGGCACGCGGATCCTGAGCTCGATTACAGGTACGGCGCGCCCGCCAGAGATGGGCAGGTATGGATGATAGGCTCCTGGCAGATCGAGGCGATATCAGCGCCAGGACACACGCTCGGCTCGATGTCCTATGTCCTTAAAGATCGATCCGGAGTTCCGCACGCGGTCTTCACCGGAGACGCGCTCTTCGCAGGAGATGTCGGGCGGGTTGATCTCCTCGGGATGGACCGCGCTGAGGAGCTCGCTGGCATGCTCTACGAGAGCATCTTCCAGAGGATACTACCTCTGGGTGATGGAGTGCTGCTGTGTCCGGCGCACGGTCCGGGCTCTGTGTGCGGGTCTGCGATAACCGACCGCCCATGGACTACGATAGGGTTGGAGCGTCTCCACAACCCGAAGCTGAGGGCAGGGAGCAGAGACGAGTTCGTCAAAAGTGCTGCTGCTGAGCTAGAGAGGCCCCCGTACTTCAGGCGGATGGAGGAGCTGAACATAAATGGTTACAGGCTCAGGAGACGCGCGGTACCTCCACTCTCCCCGGAGGAGGTCGCAGACGCGCTCGATGAGTGTGTGATTCTCGATACCAGATCTGAGGTGGCTTATGGCGGTGCCCACATACCGGCATCGCAGTTCATATGGATGGATGGGCTCTCCGCACTCGCAGGATGGTATCTCTCTTACGATAAGCCGGTGATCCTGGTGGGCGATGAGATCGACAGGGCCACTAGAATCCTCATGCGAATGGGCTACGATGATATCTCCGGATACCTTGGGGGAGGAATGCTGGCCTGGCATATGTCAGGACTGGAGAGCAGCTCTGTAAGAACCGTGACAGTCCAGGAGCTATGCAGGCATCTGGACCAGGGCGGCCAGGCATGGATACTGGATGTGAGATCGGATGAGGAGGTGTCAGGAGAGAGAATTAGTGGGGCGCATCACATCCACGTCACACAGCTGCCCGGCAGGATGGAGGAGGTGCCGAGGGAGAAAGCGGTCTACATATTCTGCGGCAGTGGCATGCGCTCCATGGTGGCGGCATCGTTCCTGAAGAGGCATGGATGGAGAAACATAGCTGTTGTTCTCGGAGGCCTGGCGGGCTGGAAGAGCGTGACGTGCCCTGTTGTGAGGCGGGTGTGA
- a CDS encoding sulfurtransferase gives MREYPYPSKSEVRWVSPEWLDENMDDVRIIDAQPNVHDYIMGHIPGAVYMNEGLLRAARRRQPASFVPAESIEAVFRSIGISGDMPVVVYSGPGVYSKCTAGLGDGLEQTMVAYALVRFGHRMVHILDGGIEGWMESGRKLTKEFPDAQESGFRAEIRREHFVEMEELKSMMGRDDVIIFDARPTPSYEGQAVWIKPGHIPGAHSLPWRRLMTEKNSRLLRDDEELRSLVSGFDLEGKRIIVYCGTGREATNEYLFFRYYLGHPDVRIYEGSFTEWSSYPENPTVTGPNPR, from the coding sequence ATGAGAGAGTATCCGTATCCCTCAAAGAGCGAGGTCAGATGGGTATCTCCGGAGTGGCTGGACGAAAACATGGATGATGTGCGAATAATTGATGCTCAGCCGAATGTGCACGACTACATAATGGGCCACATTCCAGGGGCTGTTTACATGAACGAGGGCCTCCTCAGGGCTGCACGCAGAAGGCAGCCTGCCAGCTTCGTGCCTGCAGAGTCGATAGAGGCTGTGTTCAGAAGCATTGGGATATCTGGAGATATGCCGGTGGTTGTCTACAGCGGCCCAGGCGTTTACAGCAAATGCACCGCAGGGCTGGGCGATGGCCTGGAGCAGACGATGGTCGCGTACGCGCTCGTGCGCTTCGGCCACCGCATGGTGCACATCCTCGATGGCGGAATAGAGGGATGGATGGAGTCCGGCCGGAAGCTGACGAAGGAATTTCCTGACGCCCAGGAGAGCGGATTCAGAGCGGAGATAAGGCGTGAGCACTTCGTGGAGATGGAGGAGCTCAAGAGCATGATGGGGAGGGATGATGTTATAATATTCGATGCGAGGCCGACGCCATCGTATGAGGGCCAGGCCGTGTGGATCAAGCCCGGGCACATTCCCGGCGCACACAGCCTCCCATGGAGGCGGCTGATGACAGAGAAGAACAGCCGCCTTCTCAGAGATGATGAGGAGCTGCGGTCTCTGGTGAGCGGCTTCGACCTCGAGGGCAAGAGGATAATCGTATACTGCGGAACAGGCAGAGAGGCCACAAACGAGTATCTCTTTTTCAGATACTATCTCGGACATCCAGATGTGAGAATCTACGAGGGATCCTTCACAGAGTGGTCCTCCTACCCAGAGAACCCGACGGTCACAGGCCCCAATCCGAGGTGA